TCTATGGCTTTGAAGCGATACAGGGCGAGATAATAATGAGAGTGAGAGAAGACGCCCAGTTTACCCGGCTGAAGCTTCTTATTCTGAAACAAACAGACACAGAAGAGGAGAGAACGCTGAACAAGTGCTGACCAATGAGAGACgttcttcttcatcatcatcatcatcatctgatCTCTGACCTTGTCGTCTGCTGCTGCTTtgtctttcttttcttcttgaTTTGCTGGACAGAGAGTAAAGATGAAGAGCGTTTGATTTGAGACCTTCATCTACATCACAATCACAGTGAATTCAACTACAATCACCAGATATTAACAACATTCAGatgaatcggctcatatttcACATGTTCTGTACCTCCTTCATCAGCAGCTTCCTCTGCTTTCGGTTGCATCTCCTCTtcctccatcatcatcatcatcatctggtAATGTGTGCATGTTTACAGTTCATATAGACGTATGAATATGATCTGTTAGCCTCTTATAGATTTGTATGAGTTGTAAATATATCTTTTTGTGAAAGTGTTTTCATGCTCACGTTCTTCTTGTCTTCTGACGCTTTCTTCCGCTCCTTGTTGGCCATGATGACACCGATGCGCAGCGTCTCGTACACCGGATCAGTGCGGTTCGTCTGAGCTACAGACAGACAATTACAGCTCTGCAGTTCaactacaataataataataatcatttaaaatgataataataatatcaaataaataatctttaaatgtcaatagtaataataataattattattattatttcatatcatttattatcttatgtttttaaatatttatattatttaaaataacacagataataattattataaatgttaatgattatgattttatgcttcaaaatatattgtttatattatttataataacaaagagtaattttattattataacaattattatttaatattatttaatgtgtttatttgttttcatttattttatattatcattcagaataatctttttaaataacaaataatttaaataataataacaataacaaatgtaaattctttaatattttatataattgattaattatttatatttttatattatttataataacaccactaataataatatgttatttaatatgatttatgaatattttaatgtttttaaatattttatattattatttattattatatttattattttagtattattttgaataatataaaaatatttttaaaaaattgtgaatcgtattaaattattattattaataaataataataataataaattattattattattattattattatataaataaaaataacaataaatcattaaataacattattttttgttattataattagtataacaatatattttaaaaaaataaatcattatataaactattattattattattattattgatatttaAAGATTGCTTATTTGTTAgttatgtaaaattattataaacgataatataaaaataaattaaaaacaaaaataactataaattatatattattatatagtatataatacattttatttaatatcattttatttaatataatattatatatataacataataaattattaaataataataataataataataataataataataataatattattattattattggtattattggtattattattattattattattattattaacacaaccaataataataattattattattatttttaatataatttattgttatttttatttttaatttattttcatgttatcatttataatgataactttaaataacagtaacaaaaataatctttaaataataataataataataataataataagacagATAAATAACCAAAATTAAGTTTAAGCATGTTATTGGTTATATCAGGTTAACACAAATAAACACCACAAACACCACAGAAGCATCACTAATCCCGCAGTAGCGTACAGAAATGAGATGTGTGTGTGACGTAAGATTTAGCGAGTCTAAATCTCACAGTAATGAACTGAAGAGAGAAGGTGAAATGAATGATGAATTGAGTTCATATTCTCCTCGTTAGAGCTGAATCCGTAGGAAACAGTGTCTGAGTGTTTCTGCAGACGCAGCAGTAAAGTTTGGGCGTTCTGCTGTCAATAATGAGGCCTGTAATGAAGTCACATGATTCACTCACAGAACGGAAGCAGCTCTTTAACGGTGGCGTTCTGCTGACTGCTGTAGAGCGGAGAACTGTACGCACGTCTGAAACCTGGaggctgaacacacacacacacacacgtttatttcactatattagtGAGGACAtctcatagacttccattcattttatatcagtttaatgatattttctatggTCTAACCCAGTCCCAACCCATCACAGACACACGTGCAACACACTAGATTTAAATACAGACGCGTTTCTGACaatttataagccttttttaACTAGTGAGGACTTAGATGGTCATACTCACGATTTTGCCGAAGCACCTCTGAAGCTCCACGTAGCTCCGACACTGATGATGGATGTTGGTCTTACAGTTTTTGCACCTCAGAGCAAATTTATTATTGACTAGAAGACACAGAAAGACAAAAGCCACATTTATCCTCCTCACAGCGGAGCGTCTGAGCAGCACGGCATCGTTTGACCTCTGAACTCACGGACGATCATCCGCGCGCAGACGTCGCAGAACTTGGGCTTCTTGCAGTAGTGGTCTTTAAACTTGTGCGGCCTGTCGTTCACGGGTCGGACCGGCTCTGGAGGCGGAGGCTCctctttctcctcctcctcgACCTCTTCATCATAGATGAAATACACCTGAAGAGGGACGGAAACACACACGGATGTAAGTGTACGACACCGGCCTCAATTTAAACTCAGGGCACGTTTAAACAAtatactaaaaacggaaaatgGGAAGTcaatttcatctagtggaagcgttcggtactgcgcccaaataattgttactgaaagctcattttttcagatataaacctcaaatttggaacacaacttgtttacatgtattttctcacagttttagagtaaaacatgttttagaagatatgaaagaaatgaaaatagtatttttgtgcattattCATAAGAATAAACAAATTTCTATACAACTttttaagtaacttttttttcactttagcAATAATCTGACAATTgtattctttaaaaagagagaaaacatCAGTCTGTGATGCAAAGATTCATGATTTGAGttcaaaaatttaataaatagaTCAAAACTACTGTATAAATATAATTGAATACcctaaaatcacaaaatattaaataaaatacattatcaaactaaaatatagtacattcatttcacggaaataaaaataaaataataaaatcagttATTTTTGACTGCCACACGAGcagctccagagggttaaaaagtATGAAGATGGTAAAAATATGTCTAGTTGTGGAAAATGGGAAGTcaatttcatctagtggaagcgttcggtactgcgcccaaataattgttactgaaagctcattttttcagatataaacctcaaatttggaacacaacttgtttacatgtattttctcacagttttagagtaaaaaatgttttagaagatatgaaagaaatgaaaatagtatttttgtgcattattCATAACAATAAACAAATTTCTATATAACTTAAGTAACTTTTTCGCAATAATCTGACAGTTgtattctttaaaaagagagaaaacTTCAGTCTGTGATGCAAAGATTCAAGATTTGAGttcaaaaatttaataaatggaTCAAAACTACTgtgtaaatataattaaataccataaaaacacaaaatattaaataaaatacattatcgaactaaaatatagtacattcatTTTATTCAGTTATTTCTGACTGCCACATGAGGGTTAAAAAGTATGAAGATGGTTAAAATATGTCTAGTCATGGAACAAACAATATTTAATAAGTTAAAATGAATGAGATTAGGTTCATTGATGTCAAAAATATAAACCTGattattgtgtttttaaagtaCATTCAGTTTATTAGTGCTGGTTCAGAACCTGTTTTGTTCATGTATGATTGACAGATATGCaagtttattagtttatgttaaaatgtataatccAAATGAATGTAAATTTCATAAGCATTTCAAATAGGATTCATAAATCTTAAATTGAGGCCTAAATATTGTTTTGAGCGCTCCGACTTATTTCACCCACACAAAACCAGCTGATGGGCTCAATCTCATGAAATCTCCAGCGTGTGACAATAGCGTCAGTGAAGCTCATGGAAAAGAGCAGAACATCGTTCTGTAAATAGATCTACATCTATCGTTCTTCAAACATCTCAGGCTGGATGTCACATGCTCTCGGCCCGTTTATATTCTGTATCGTGACATCAGAACCTACGGTATTGTCCTCCTCTTTGAGCAGGTTATCCGGGGCGGGAGGATTGTCATGGATATCCAGAGAGTCCTTGTCATCCAGCCTGTGAAACAGCAGAGATGGAGCTGAGGGGAACCTTCATTCGTGTGATTAACAGATTTATGTCGCATGTTCAAATGCGTCTCATAGGAAACAGTGACATTATCAGATCAGATCAGAATTAAGAACATATTCACTAGAGACATTCCCATGAGATGGAGAAAAAATCCTGAAAGAGGACAGAGAGGGGAAGTGATGTCACATACGCATCAAACTGAGCCATCATGACAGCAGATGCCTGCAGATCTCCTGATCAACCAGCAGAGGGAACTAGAGATGCAATCAGAAACGcagacattttatatatatatatatatatatatatatatatatatatatatatatatatatatatatatatatatatatatatatatatatatatatatatatatatatatacacacacacacacgaatggcaaaaagtgtctcaatcaccctgaattcaccATATACACActaccaaaagtttggaaacatgactatttttaatgtttttgaacaaagtctcttatgctcattaaggctgcatttatttcataataaatacagaaaaaaatagtaatttgcgaaatattattacaatttaaaatgagggttttctattttaatatactttaaaatataatttatatcctgtgatcaaagctgaattttcagcatcattactccagtcttcagtgtcacatgatccttcagaaatcattctgatatgatgatttgttatcaatgttggaaacagttgtgctgcttcatattattttataatctgtgatactttttcaggattctttgatgaataaaaagttaaatgatatcagcatttatttaaaatagaaatcttttgtaacaatatacactactgttcaaaagtttggggtcagtgatgtttttttgttttatttttttgaaagaaattaatacttttattcagcacggatgtgttaaattgataaaaagtgatcaaatcatcatatcacaatgatttctgaaggatcatgtgacactgaagactggagtaatgatgctgaaaattcagctttgatcacaggatataaattatatttttaagtatattaaaatagaaaaccatcattttaaattgtaataatatttcacaatattatagtttttttttctgtgtttattattattaaatgcagccttaatgatcatatttgttcaaaaacattagtAATGTTTCCACACTTTTGATTGGTAGtgtgtataatttattaatatattttaagatcaAAAGTTACACATTAGtgaatgcactgtgaactaacatgagcaatagacaattatatttttatataagcTGTAATAATATATTGTTGACGGTtgatttgtataatttacaTTCTCACACATTAAAGAAAATAGCTTGATTTTTAATCcattaactttaataaaagtataaatcTCTAGTGTGGCTCAATATCAGTATCTCTTATATCACTACAGTTTAGATTCTTTTCAAACATTACAGTTTATAGAATTTAAGCatctataaaaataaaggtttttcaCGGCATTGTCTCAGAAGAACTATTTCTGGttccacaaaaaaacatttcattgatcagaaccatttttttcttagtgtgaaggaCATTTTAAtcatctaaagaaccttttgtggttCCACGGACATTAaaagttcttcatggaacctttgatgccaataaagaacctttatttttcatCTGTAAGGAGGATGAAGCAGTGATGTGACGTCTTACCGTCTCTCAGCAGGATCTTCACAGTCCCAAGCGTGTGTTAATTGTGAAGCAGATCTGGTTCAGATGGCCCGGCCGTCTCCAAACACACCCCACAGTTGGTGGATTCAGTCACAGATCCGGTGTTTATTTTGAGAATTCCAGCAGCTGCACCTGTCGGAGTTTGAGCCGGCAGAGACGCTCCTACTGCTGACATTTATATTCATCAGCATCAAAAACTAACAGGATTTATTTGTGATGTGCATCATGATAATCTTTGACTGGACTACCATGCTAATACCATGGTAAACTGATGCATAATGTGcataaatgttttgtaaataatCCCTTTTTCTTTTGAAGGAAAGTGGATAATACTTTTATCCAacaaggacgcattaaattgatcaaaagtgacaaaaataacagcaaaataaatgctgtttgtattagaatgatttctgaaggatcatgtgacactgaagactggagtaatgatgctgaaaattcagctttgatcacaggaataaattacactttactatatattcacataaaaaacagcttttttacaaaatatttcactatttttactaaataaatgcagctttatcacaagaataaattatattttactatatattcacatagaaaaccgATATCttaaattctaaaaatatttcactatttttactaaataaattcagctttatcacaagaataaattatattttactatatattcacatagaaaaccgATATCttaaattctaaaaatatttcactatttttactaaataaatgcagctttatcacaagaataaattatattttactatatattcacatagaaaaccgATATCttaaattctaaaaatatttcactatttttactaaataaatgcagctttatcacaagaataaattatattttactatatattcacatagaaaaccgATATCttaaattctaaaaatatttcactatttttactaaataaatgcagctttatcacaagaataaattatattttactatatattcacatagaaaaccgATATCttaaattctaaaaatatttcactatttttactaaataaatgcagctttatcacaagaataaattatattttactatatattcacatagaaaaccgATATCttaaattctaaaaatatttcactatttttactaaataaatgcagctttatcgcaagaataaattatattttactatatattcacatagaaaaccgATATCttaaattctaaaaatatttcactatttttactaaataaatgcagctttatcacaagaataaattatattttactatatattcacatagaaaaccgATATCTTACattctaaaaatatttcactatttttactaaataaatgcagctttatcacaagaataaattatattttactatatattcacaaagAAAACCGATATCTTACATTCTAatatatttcactatttttactaaataaatgcagctttatcacaagaataaattatattttactatatattcacatagaaaaccgATATCttaaattctaaaaatatttcactatttttactaaataaatgcagctttatcacaagaataaattatattttactatatattcacaaagAAAACCGATATCTTACattctaaaaatatttcactatttttactaaataaatgcagctttatcgcaagaataaattatattttactatatattcacatagaaaaccgATATCttaaattctaaaaatatttcactatttttactaaataaatgcagctttatcacaagaataaattatattttactatatattcacatagaaaaccgATATCttaaattctaaaaatatttcactatttttactaaataaatgcagctttatcacaagaataaattatattttactatatattcacatagaaaaccgATATCttaaattctaaaaatatttcactatttttactaaataaatgcagctttatcgcaagaataaattatattttactatatattcacatagaaaaccgATATCttaaattctaaaaatatttcactatttttactaaataaatgcagctttatcacaagaataaattatattttactatatattcacaaagAAAACCGATATCTTACattctaaaaatatttcactatttttactaaataaatgcagctttatcacaagaataaattatattttactatatattcacatagaaaaccgATATCttaaattctaaaaatatttcaaattttttactgtatttttgatcaaataaatgcagccttgattaACAGAAGAGACTtttctcaaaatattttttaaaaatcctaccgcaaataaacttgcatatacatatgtatatctTCTTTCTGTTAAAACTAATTTATTCAAATGCATTTATTAAGTCATTAAAAAAGTCACTTTATccaatttgtttgtttttttagttcTTCATCTTTGTTTGGCTCTTTGAAGCTCCATTAATTGAAACCGCTTGTAAAGATAGTAGTGACATGAAGATAAATCCAGAAATATCTCTCAGCTGTGCAGTTTTATGAATCAGCTG
Above is a genomic segment from Chanodichthys erythropterus isolate Z2021 chromosome 21, ASM2448905v1, whole genome shotgun sequence containing:
- the LOC137011196 gene encoding SH3 and cysteine-rich domain-containing protein 3-like gives rise to the protein MMAQFDALDDKDSLDIHDNPPAPDNLLKEEDNTVYFIYDEEVEEEEKEEPPPPEPVRPVNDRPHKFKDHYCKKPKFCDVCARMIVLNNKFALRCKNCKTNIHHQCRSYVELQRCFGKIPPGFRRAYSSPLYSSQQNATVKELLPFSQTNRTDPVYETLRIGVIMANKERKKASEDKKNMMMMMMEEEEMQPKAEEAADEGANQEEKKDKAAADDKNKKLQPGKLGVFSHSHYYLALYRFKAIEKDDLDVHPGDRITVIDDSNEEWWRGKIGDQSGFVPANYIIRVRSGERVYKVTRSFVGNREMGQITLKKDQIVVKKGDEVNGYLKVSTGRKLGFFPADILQEI